A DNA window from Pseudomonadota bacterium contains the following coding sequences:
- the thpR gene encoding RNA 2',3'-cyclic phosphodiesterase: protein MRLFLAVDLPLPMLQQVADGVEKLKKSVGRGLRFRWLAAQNIHITLKFLGEVEESQLDQLSGCCAAIEWSGFVLKLGGSGYFPSFKRPRIFWQGFSVGIDEMRGLLDRVEICAAGIGVLKEQRPYTPHLTLARIKPSKDGNAVSVFRQLQRQADDLLPVGSSFPVTAFSLYQSQLTPAGAVYTRLDSFSAGII, encoded by the coding sequence TTGAGACTTTTTCTAGCCGTTGACCTGCCGCTACCAATGTTGCAACAGGTGGCGGATGGGGTGGAAAAACTCAAAAAAAGTGTTGGCCGCGGGTTGCGGTTTCGTTGGCTGGCAGCACAAAATATCCATATTACGCTCAAATTTTTAGGAGAAGTCGAAGAAAGTCAACTGGATCAACTTTCCGGTTGTTGTGCTGCTATTGAATGGTCCGGATTTGTATTGAAACTTGGCGGGAGCGGATATTTTCCATCCTTTAAGCGGCCGCGGATTTTCTGGCAGGGATTTTCTGTCGGCATTGATGAAATGCGGGGATTGCTGGACCGGGTAGAGATTTGTGCTGCCGGGATCGGTGTACTCAAAGAACAGCGGCCTTATACGCCGCATCTGACCCTGGCCCGGATAAAACCATCGAAAGATGGTAATGCAGTTTCTGTCTTTCGGCAGCTGCAAAGACAAGCGGATGATCTGCTGCCGGTGGGAAGTTCTTTCCCGGTGACGGCATTTTCTCTTTATCAAAGTCAACTGACTCCGGCGGGTGCAGTATATACAAGACTTGATAGCTTTTCAGCCGGGATAATCTGA